From a region of the Salminus brasiliensis chromosome 4, fSalBra1.hap2, whole genome shotgun sequence genome:
- the LOC140554933 gene encoding probable E3 ubiquitin-protein ligase HERC4, which yields MFCWGDASKGQLLLPAAEGLFLTEPTPVGVINEPLVSVSCGEQHTLFLTENGRVFSCGRNSKGQLGRAKSKDTKLPVIECLGGVAAVACGQEHSLALCDSGQVFSWGGGGEGQLGINSPVSKSPKPVLIQIPSPLPIPVVQVACGNIHSLALTKGGEVYSWGQNNYGQLGLGKTVSLQPVPALVRALTGVPVIQISAGGAHTLALSYSEQVFCCGANSAGQLGLKRTDDKGRFGICAVPALRRLPITYISCGAAHTAVLTKNGEVYTFGDGTYGQLGHNSSNKELLPRKVVDLDGAAKQVTCGSYHTLVLMPSGILIAFGRGVTGQLGNGSTEDSLRPVRLKEPWRNSVGKIPTEMRISSGWNSNVLFFPPPKVSVLGEPIGKLHDAQVQRWVSMVERDRNTEEAKREICLTFSTSSNLVACFLKDSGAAGRSTSGSMTVDLDAASENFDKLVKIPWIKKAINLTPLVGNLWFAAPVMRCPEIFLVLPTCSILHEDQNVIELVLPLAVAITRLNDTAMKTLKDHWSSMEAPMMTKHICMWKRALSFLLKANVWLTYIPGVRAVLEVLKYLYRGNKRAEKSRKVPISEFYIEEIGALQLLLQQDVTLWRQIKWGQVKEVDATPPVFCRYPFLLDLQSKIMVLNYDAAITKMTHHVIHNEVKMGLQQKLYTSGAPVPIMMLKLRRTALLEDTFRQISNTDHDNFEKELVVHFVEDSKQTAVNRRDFFLHVFNELIAPDSEMFMYNDSQTMIWFPSKPKVESKQYFLFGILCGLALNNSNIVHMPFPLAMFKKLVNVKPTLDDLIEFRPVIGESLRYLLDDYTDEDVENMELSFCVHWDGIDVELDPQERGKLVTSANKKKFVEAYVDYTMNKSMERVFEEFRRGFYKVCDRDVVEFFQPEELRGVMVGTEEHDWDIFRQNTVYEGQYHLKHPTIVTFWEVFEELTDGQKKAFLLFLTGCDRVPILGMEQVRMIVSVLLNSTQNHLPESLTCHCMLMLPQYESKQRLQDKLVEALNHNRGFWRE from the exons ATGTTCTGCTGGGGAGATGCGTCCAAAGGGCAGCTCCTCTTACCCGCAGCCGAGGGGCTTTTCCTCACTGAACCGACCCCTGTCGGCGTGATTAATGAGCCGCTTGTCAGTGTTTCGTGTGGGGAGCAACACACTCTGTTTCTGACTGAAAATGGTCGAGTTTTCTCCTGCGGAAGAAACTCCAAGGGCCAGCTCGGGAGAGCGAAGAGCAAAGACACGAAGCTGCCAG ttaTTGAATGTCTCGGGGGAGTAGCCGCTGTGGCCTGTGGTCAGGAGCACAGTTTGGCTTTGTGTGATTCAGGGCAGGTGTTCTCCTGGGGAGGAGGTGGAGAAGGCCAGCTTGGCATCAACAGCCCAGTGTCAAAATCCCCCAAACCAGT ACTGATTCAAATACCATCACCCCTACCAATACCAGTGGTACAGGTTGCTTGTGGAAATATACATTCTCTGGCTTTAACaaaag GTGGTGAGGTGTATTCCTGGGGCCAGAATAACTATGGTCAGCTGGGGCTGGGGAAAACCGTGTCCTTGCagcctgtccctgctctggtcCGGGCTCTCACCGGAGTACCAGTCATTCAGATCTCTGCTGGTGGAGCGCACACTCTGGCCCTCTCTTATTCAGAGCAAGTCTTCTGCTGTGGAGCAAACAGTGCAGGACAGCTGGGTCTCAAAAGGACTGATGACAAAG GTCGCTTTGGAATATGTGCCGTTCCTGCTTTGAGGAGGCTGCCAATCACTTACATCAGCTGTGGAGCTGCACACACTGCCGTCCTCACTAAG AATGGAGAGGTCTATACTTTTGGAGATGGTACATATGGTCAGCTTGGACACAATTCCAGTAACAAGGAGCTCCTGCCCAGGAAAGTTGTGGACCTTGACGGAGCAGCTAAACAAGTAACCTGTGGCAG CTACCACACCCTGGTTCTGATGCCATCTGGTATCCTCATTGCATTCGGGCGTGGGGTCACAGGTCAGCTGGGGAACGGTAGCACAGAGGATAGCCTGAGGCCTGTAAGGCTGAAAGAACCCTGGAGGAATTCAGTGGGAAAGATACCCACAG AAATGAGGATCTCTTCTGGCTGGAATTCCAATGtccttttctttcctcctcCCAAG GTTTCTGTTCTTGGAGAGCCGATTGGAAAACTACATGATGCCCAAGTGCAGAGATGGGTTTCAATGGTAGAGAgggacagaaacacagaggaaGCTAAACG GGAGATTTGCTTGACTTTTTCGACAAGTTCAAATCTCGTTGCTTGTTTCTTGAAAGACAG TGGAGCTGCTGGTAGGAGTACTTCAGGCTCCATGACAGTAGATTTAGATGCTGCCAGCGAGAACTTCGACAAGCTGGTGAAGATTCCTTGGATCAAGAAAGCA ATAAACCTCACTCCTCTCGTGGGTAACCTTTGGTTTGCTGCCCCAGTGATGAGGTGTCCAGAGATCTTCCTAGTTCTGCCCACATGCTCGATTCTTCATGAAGACCAGAACGTCATCGAGCTTGTGCTGCCGTTAGCAGTGGCCATAACAAGGCTCAATGACACTGCCATGAAAACCTTAA AAGACCACTGGTCCTCCATGGAAGCTCCTATGATGACCAAACACATTTGCATGTGGAAACGTGCACTTTCCTTCCTCTTGAAGGCTAACGTGTGGCTAACATATATCCCTGGAGTAAGAGCTGTGCTGGAAGTCCTCAAGTATCTTTACAGG GGCAACAAAAGGGCAGAGAAATCGAGGAAAGTTCCCATCAGTGAGTTCTACATAGAAGAGATTGGTGCATTACAACTGTTACTCCAGCAGGACGTTACACTGTGGCGGCAGATTAAATGGGGGCAGGTGAAG GAAGTGGACGCTACACCTCCTGTTTTCTGCCGTTACCCATTTCTCCTGGATCTGCAGAGCAAGATCATGGTTTTGAACTATGATGCTGCTATAACAAAG ATGACCCACCATGTCATTCACAACGAGGTGAAGATGGGGCTGCAACAGAAACTATACACTTCAGGGGCCCCCGTACCCATCATGATGCTTAAACTGAGACGCACAGCTTTGCTGGAGGACACATTCAGACAGATTTCTAACACTGACCATGACAACTTCGAAAAAGAGCTAGTG GTGCATTTTGTTGAAGATTCCAAACAAACAGCCGTCAACCGAAGAGATTTCTTCCTCCATGTCTTTAATGAGCTCATAGCTCCAGATTCAGAAATGTTCATGTACAACGACAGCCAAACAATGATTTGGTTCCCATCCAAG CCGAAGGTAGAATCTAAGCAGTACTTTCTGTTTGGGATCCTCTGTGGCCTGGCTCTGAACAACAGCAACATAGTGCACATGCCCTTCCCTCTGGCCATGTTTAAGAAACTGGTAAACGTGAAGCCCACCCTGGATGACCTGATCGAGTTCAGACCTGTAATTGGAGA GTCTTTGCGATATCTACTGGATGACTATACTGATGAGGATGTTGAGAATATGgagctgtctttctgt GTGCACTGGGATGGGATTGATGTGGAGCTGGATCCCCAGGAAAGAGGGAAACTGGTGACAAGTGCAAACAA AAAGAAGTTTGTTGAAGCTTATGTGGATTACACCATGAACAAGTCCATGGAGCGAGTGTTTGAGGAGTTCAGAAGGGGCTTCTACAAAGTGTGTGACCGAGACGTGGTGGAGTTCTTCCAGCCCGAAGAGCTGAGAGGAGTGATGGTGGGCACAGAAGAACATGACTGGGACATATTTCGACAG AACACGGTTTATGAAGGACAGTACCACTTGAAACACCCTACCATTGTCACTTTCTGGGAGGTGTTTGAGGAGCTgacagatggacagaagaaAGCCTTTCTCC TGTTTCTGACGGGCTGTGATCGCGTACCCATCCTTGGCATGGAGCAGGTCAGAATGATCGTCTCTGTCCTGCTCAACTCCACCCAGAACCACCTGCCGGAGTCACTCACCTGTCACTGCATGCTCATGCTTCCTCAGTATGAGAGCAAGCAGCGGCTGCAGGACAAGCTTGTTGAAGCCCTAAACCACAACAGAGGCTTTTGGAGAGAGTAG